Proteins from a genomic interval of Molothrus ater isolate BHLD 08-10-18 breed brown headed cowbird chromosome 10, BPBGC_Mater_1.1, whole genome shotgun sequence:
- the CLDN16 gene encoding claudin-16, producing the protein MKFFLQYVGFFCAFFSAAFLIISTWTDCWMVNADDSLEVSTKCRGLWWECVTNVFDGIQTCDEYDSIYAEHSVKLVLTRAMMITADLLSGFGFLFLVLGLDCVKFLPDEPLIKLRICLVAGVMLLLAGLPGITGSVWYAVDVYVERSSLLFHNIFLGIQYKFGWSCWLGMAGSLGCFLSGSLLTCCMYLFRETSSGRFHSAYSLRKGYSSAATVVTNAHLPSSQTATSKMYAVDTRV; encoded by the exons ATGAAGTTTTTCCTCCAATATGTGGGcttcttttgtgcttttttctctgctgcgTTTTTGATAATATCTACCTGGACAGACTGCTGGATGGTGAATGCTGATGACTCCCTGGAG GTGAGTACAAAATGCCGTGGCCTGTGGTGGGAATGTGTCACAAACGTTTTTGATGGGATCCAAACTTGTGATGAGTACGACTCCATCTACGCCGAGCATTCTG TAAAACTGGTGCTGACCCGAGCCATGATGATAACAGCAGACCTCCTGTCAGGATTTGGATTTCTCTTCCTGGTCCTGGGACTGGACTGTGTGAAATTCCTTCCTGATGAGCCACTCATCAAGCTGCGCATCTGCCTGGTGGCTGGGGTTATGTTGCTCCTTGCAG GTCTCCCTGGCATCACGGGCTCTGTGTGGTACGCCGTGGATGTCTACGTGGAGcgctcctctctgctcttccaCAACATCTTCCTGGGCATCCAGTACAAGTTTGGTTGGTCCTGCTGGCTTGGCATGGCGGGGTCACTTGGCTGCTTCTTGTCTGGgtccctgctcacctgctgtATGTATCTCTTCAGAG AGACCAGTTCTGGAAGATTCCATTCTGCCTACTCCTTGAGGAAAGGCTATTCCTCAGCTGCCACTGTCGTAACAAACGCGCATTTGCCATCCTCGCAGACAGCCACCTCCAAAATGTATGCGGTGGACACAAGGGTGTGA